Proteins co-encoded in one Papaver somniferum cultivar HN1 chromosome 5, ASM357369v1, whole genome shotgun sequence genomic window:
- the LOC113281523 gene encoding protein trichome birefringence-like 2, which produces MRNLKVWDKSCHFLTVPSHHHSKRYGSSSILLGFGFILGASIFLLTATIFVFPLVMDSMFWIPNWHTSSNTSDTTSSISAVPTELLENSTGTVQTETNLLESSFTNSSADFREFIDRDDNLIANISHRECDIFEGEWVKVNGRKPYYPPGSCPYLKKQPFACYQNGRPDDQFLGWQWQWQSQETNAGCDNIPNPGLFNPIDFLNRLRDKKLVFVGDSLNRNMFMSMLCMLWNAIPDKSRIVKLHREIEFKIRGDYSRRYKDYNCSVVFVWSPYLVYEANPRSRRSKNILHLGPHTLRLDLIDELAASVYRDADIVVFDSWHWWNVDKTNHGENIFQEGDYLHPKLDTNEAYKKALTTWRKWIDNNVDSTRSQIVFRGYSVSHYVGGKWNTGGKCDRETEPIMSNKTYMERSPLQVKILEDVLREMKSPVLYLNVSKLTYYRADAHPSVYAKNYTVQERTVALDHQDCSHWCLPGVPDTWNELLYVSLLKAGKGSFGRQ; this is translated from the exons ATGAGAAATCTCAAGGTTTGGGACAAGTCATGTCACTTCTTAACGGTGCCGTCTCATCATCATTCAAAGAGATATGGTTCATCATCGATACTTCTTGGTTTCGGTTTCATCCTTGGAGCTTCCATCTTTCTTCTTACAGCTACCATCTTCGTATTTCCGTTAGTAATGGATTCAATGTTTTGGATACCAAACTGGCATACTTCAAGTAATACTAGTGATACAACTTCTTCTATATCTGCGGTTCCGACGGAGCtattggaaaactccaccggaaCTGTCCAAACAGAAACAAATCTCTTGGAGAGTAGTTTTACCAACTCAAGTGCTGATTTTCGAGAATTTATAGATAGAGACGACAATCTAATTGCAAACATTTCTCATCGGGAGTGTGATATTTTTGAAGGTGAATGGGTCAAGGTGAATGGTCGAAAACCTTACTATCCTCCTGGTTCTTGTCCTTACTTGAAAAAACAACCGTTTGCTTGTTACCAAAACGGAAGACCGGACGATCAGTTCCTTGGATGGCAATGGCAATGGCAATCTCAAGAAACCAATGCCGGATGTGATAATATACCCAACCCCGG CTTGTTTAATCCAATTGACTTTCTCAATAGACTGAGAGATAAAAAGTTGGTATTTGTTGGGGATTCCCTGAACAGAAATATGTTCATGTCAATGTTGTGCATGCTTTGGAATGCCATTCCAGATAAGAGCAGAATTGTTAAGCTGCATAGGGAGATTGAATTCAAGATACGAGGAGATTATTCTAGGCGATACAAG GACTACAACTGTTCCGTAGTTTTTGTCTGGTCTCCTTATCTGGTTTATGAAGCTAATCCAAGGAGTCGCAGAAGCAAAAATATATTACATCTAGGACCTCATACACTAAGATTGGATCTGATTGACGAGCTCGCAGCATCCGTGTATCGTGATGCTGATATTGTAGTTTTTGATTCGTGGCATTGGTGGAATGTTGATAAGACGAATCATGG AGAAAACATATTTCAAGAAGGTGATTACTTACACCCAAAATTGGACACAAACGAGGCATATAAGAAAGCTCTTACTACTTGGAGGAAATGGATTGATAATAACGTCGATTCTACCAGAAGCCAAATTGTTTTCAGAGGATACTCCGTCTCCCATTACGT GGGCGGGAAATGGAACACTGGTGGAAAATGCGATAGAGAAACAGAACCGATCATGAGTAACAAAACATACATGGAGAGATCACCTTTACAGGTGAAAATACTAGAAGACGTACTACGGGAAATGAAGTCTCCTGTGTTATATCTGAATGTCAGTAAACTTACATACTACCGAGCGGATGCACACCCTTCAGTGTATGCAAAAAACTACACTGTTCAAGAGAGAACTGTAGCATTGGATCATCAAGATTGTAGTCATTGGTGTTTACCAGGTGTACCTGATACATGGAATGAGTTGTTGTATGTTTCTCTACTGAAGGCTGGTAAAGGATCTTTTGGCCGCCAATAA